A genome region from Arachis duranensis cultivar V14167 chromosome 6, aradu.V14167.gnm2.J7QH, whole genome shotgun sequence includes the following:
- the LOC107495808 gene encoding uncharacterized protein LOC107495808: protein MPELGFHHHHHESAASWMRTRGRSRSRRSSSSSHTPASTRSTAALRGAAAAAAGDSTSPDSVIFTLESNLSFFSSASASVERCSFASDAHDRDSLASELSLHLAGNHESEFPQSEIWSGPDPDPDPDPNKELADLAHSRKLQAVFCGKGEKAKVQKGDSDADSDDGNELLEFDSARNSFSLALRECQDRRSRSDALYNKHDRRRPASLDLNNGIATGSSPRLGAVKKSSVSSRRSGSGTFPSPGTPNYRQGGVAMQKGWCSERVPLHSSAARKQVGAALLPLSNGRTLPSKWEDAERWILSPVSGDGMGRVLPQQQRRPKSKSGPLGPPGIAFYSMYSPSVPMFEGRNGGNFIAGSPFSAGVILADGLAVTSGGHAGVLPARTDPCMARSVSVHGCSEMQSQSSMPPQENFDCFKDAATNVSPEVSRRDMATQMSPEGSSCSSPNMRTSFSASTPPVLPITELQSVSFSKMDIRDVQVDERVTMTRWSKKHRALFSGRGSENVDRWKMKETSSQSSSLDSSERSKTASKAKREEAKIIAWENLQKAKAEAAIRKLEMKLEKKRASSMDKIMNKLRLAQKKAQEMRSSVSTNQPHQVVRTSHRALLFRRTGQMSSLSGCFTCHAF from the exons ATGCCGGAGCTAGGGTTTCACCATCACCACCACGAATCAGCAGCCTCATGGATGAGAACAAGAggaagaagcagaagcagaaggaGTAGCAGCAGCAGCCACACTCCTGCTTCTACCAGATCCACAGCTGCACTTCGCGGTGCCGCCGCCGCCGCTGCTGGTGACAGTACCAGTCCTGACTCCGTTATATTCACGCTCGAATCCAATCTCAGCTTCTTCTCCTCCGCCTCCGCCAGCGTCGAACGCTGCTCCTTCGCTTCCGATGCTCACGACCGTGATTCCCTCGCCTCCGAGCTCTCGCTG CATTTGGCAGGGAACCACGAGAGTGAGTTTCCACAGAGCGAGATCTGGAGCGGTCCAGATCCGGATCCGGATCCGGATCCGAACAAAGAACTTGCAGATTTGGCGCATAGCAGGAAGCTACAAGCTGTGTTCTGTGGAAAGGGAGAAAAAGCGAAAG TTCAAAAGGGAGACAGTGATGCTGACAGTGATGATGGAAATGAATTATTGGAATTTGATTCTGCTAGAAACTCCTTTTCCCTAGCTCTCAGAG AATGCCAGGATAGGAGATCAAGATCTGATGCATTGTACAACAAGCATGATAGGAGAAGGCCTGCTTCATTGGATCTGAACAATGGCATTGCCACGGGATCTTCGCCTCGCCTTGGAGCTGTGAAAAAGAGTTCAGTTTCGTCTAGAAGGTCTGGTTCTGGCACTTTCCCTAGTCCCGGTACACCAAATTATCGTCAAGGTGGTGTTGCAATGCAAAAGGGTTGGTGCTCAGAGAGAGTTCCTTTGCATTCTAGTGCTGCGCGCAAGCAGGTTGGTGCGGCATTGTTGCCTCTCAGCAACGGCAGGACTTTGCCATCCAAGTGGGAAGATGCTGAGAGATGGATTCTGAGTCCTGTTTCAGGAGATGGCATGGGGAGAGTGCTCCCACAGCAGCAGAGGAGACCCAAGTCAAAAAGTGGTCCACTTGGGCCACCTGGTATTGCATTTTACTCGATGTATTCACCTTCTGTGCCAATGTTTGAAGGAAGGAATGGAGGGAATTTTATTGCAGGTTCGCCGTTTTCTGCTGGTGTCATCTTAGCTGATGGATTAGCTGTCACTTCTGGTGGCCATGCTGGAGTGCTTCCGGCAAGAACGGATCCTTGTATGGCTCGCTCAGTTAGTGTCCATGGATGCTCTGAGATGCAGAGTCAGTCTTCAATGCCTCCCCAAG AGAATTTCGATTGTTTCAAAGATGCTGCCACCAATGTATCTCCGGAAGTTTCAAGGCGAGACATGGCAACACAGATGAGCCCAGAGGGTAGCTCATGCTCCTCTCCTAATATGAGGACTTCTTTCTCGGCCTCCACTCCACCTGTCCTGCCCATAACAGAATTGCAGAGTGTCTCATTCTCAAAAATGGATATCAGGGATGTGCAGGTAGATGAACGCGTTACAATGACAAGGTGGTCCAAGAAACACAGGGCTTTATTTTCTGGCAGAGGATCAGAAAATGTGGACCGCTggaaaatgaaagaaacaagTTCTCAATCTTCATCTTTGGACAGTTCCGAAAGATCAAAGACTGCTTCAAA GGCTAAAAGGGAGGAAGCCAAAATCATTGCATGGGAGAACTTGCAAAAGGCAAAAGCTGAGGCAGCAATACGGAAACTAGAG ATGAAGTTGGAAAAGAAGCGAGCATCCTCTATGGATAAGATCATGAACAAACTGAGGTTAGCTCAGAAAAAAGCTCAGGAAATGAGAAGTTCAGTTTCAACCAACCAGCCCCATCAGGTTGTCAGAACTTCGCACAGGGCACTGTTATTTCGTAGAACTGGCCAGATGAGTTCTCTTAGTGGTTGCTTCACATGCCATGCCTTCTAA
- the LOC107495809 gene encoding triacylglycerol lipase OBL1-like isoform X2 produces the protein MSCKELFGGTYLLLNPQEATLLDLLRLLFSSKLENRSFIECPVDIKAEEFRQRWLLFTSIVAQKLLFTSGNTMKMMGDNLELWLNTLSSNGGFLGLFKNKLKGKVITPDASSATFMSVAGFLDYRVDLVKSIQDKNDDAKYKALLSMMASKFSYENEEYIENAVTNRWHMKFWGLYSFWNDFQELWSTKAIILQDTKTKPNLIVVAFRGTQPFNSAQWITDVDLSWYELPNVGKIHSGFMKALGLQKNSGWPKEIDQTSKSNHLYAYYTIREELKAMLHANEDAKFIVTGHSLGGALAILFAAILTLHEEAWLLDKLEGVYTFGQPRVGDQAFGDFMKESMRKYDVKYRRYVYCNDLVPRIPYEDKTLFFKHFGPSLYFNSLYQGQVLEEEPNKNYFSVLWVIPKILNAVWELVRGFFLPLVKGKEYKDTWLMTLARFVGLIIPGVSAHLPPDYVNVTRLGSLREIQDLSVSETSKTD, from the exons ATGTCTTGCAAGGAACTATTTGGTGGCACTTACCTCTTACTGAACCCTCAAGAGGCAACTCTTCTTGATCTGCTTCGActccttttttcttctaaaCTCGAAAACCGGAGTTTCATCGAATGTCCGGTGGACATCAAGGCAGAGGAATTCCGGCAAAGATGGCTCCTCTTCACCTCCATTGTCGCGCAAAAGCTTCTATTCACTTCAGGGAACACCATGAAAATGATGGGAGACAACTTGGAGTTGTGGCTCAATACACTTTCAAGCAATGGAGGATTTTTAGGGCTCttcaaaaacaaactaaaag GAAAGGTGATAACACCAGATGCATCATCAGCAACGTTCATGTCCGTGGCAGGGTTCCTTGACTAccgagttgacttagtcaaaagcATTCAAGATAAGAACGATGATGCAAAGTACAAAGCTTTGTTATCTATGATGGCTTCAAAGTTCTCCTACGAGAATGAAGAATACATTGAAAACGCAGTCACAAATCGTTGGCAT ATGAAGTTTTGGGGGTTATACAGTTTCTGGAACG ATTTCCAAGAACTTTGGTCAACAAAAGCCATCATATTACAAGACACTAAGACCAAACCCAACTTGATTGTGGTTGCATTTAGAGGCACCCAACCATTTAATTCTGCCCAATGGATAACAGATGTAGATCTCTCATGGTATGAGCTTCCCAATGTTGGAAAGATCCATAGTGGGTTCATGAAAGCATTGGGCCTACAAAAAAATAGTGGGTGGCCCAAAGAGATAGATCAAACAAGCAAAAGCAATCATCTTTATGCTTACTATACGATTAGGGAGGAATTGAAAGCAATGTTGCATGCAAATGAGGATGCAAAGTTCATAGTGACAGGGCATAGTTTGGGAGGGGCATTGGCAATTTTGTTTGCTGCAATTCTTACTTTGCATGAGGAGGCATGGCTTTTGGACAAGTTAGAAGGGGTTTACACATTTGGGCAGCCAAGGGTAGGGGACCAAGCATTTGGGGACTTCATGAAAGAGAGTATGAGAAAATATGATGTTAAATATAGGAGGTATGTTTATTGCAATGACTTGGTGCCTAGGATCCCTTATGAAGACAAAACCCTATTCTTTAAGCACTTTGGTCCTTCCCTATACTTCAACAGCTTGTACCAAGGGCAG GTTCTAGAGGAGGAGCCAAACAAGAATTACTTCTCTGTATTATGGGTCATACCCAAGATCTTAAACGCAGTTTGGGAGCTTGTGAGAGGATTCTTTCTCCCATTGGTTAAAGGCAAAGAATACAAAGACACTTGGTTGATGACACTGGCTAGGTTTGTTGGATTGATAATTCCAGGAGTATCTGCACATCTTCCCCCAGATTATGTCAATGTTACTCGACTGGGATCATTGCGAGAAATTCAGGATCTTTCCGTTTCAGAAACCTCAAAAACTGATTAA
- the LOC107495809 gene encoding triacylglycerol lipase OBL1-like isoform X1: MSCKELFGGTYLLLNPQEATLLDLLRLLFSSKLENRSFIECPVDIKAEEFRQRWLLFTSIVAQKLLFTSGNTMKMMGDNLELWLNTLSSNGGFLGLFKNKLKGKVITPDASSATFMSVAGFLDYRVDLVKSIQDKNDDAKYKALLSMMASKFSYENEEYIENAVTNRWHMKFWGLYSFWNDTYVLDFQELWSTKAIILQDTKTKPNLIVVAFRGTQPFNSAQWITDVDLSWYELPNVGKIHSGFMKALGLQKNSGWPKEIDQTSKSNHLYAYYTIREELKAMLHANEDAKFIVTGHSLGGALAILFAAILTLHEEAWLLDKLEGVYTFGQPRVGDQAFGDFMKESMRKYDVKYRRYVYCNDLVPRIPYEDKTLFFKHFGPSLYFNSLYQGQVLEEEPNKNYFSVLWVIPKILNAVWELVRGFFLPLVKGKEYKDTWLMTLARFVGLIIPGVSAHLPPDYVNVTRLGSLREIQDLSVSETSKTD; the protein is encoded by the exons ATGTCTTGCAAGGAACTATTTGGTGGCACTTACCTCTTACTGAACCCTCAAGAGGCAACTCTTCTTGATCTGCTTCGActccttttttcttctaaaCTCGAAAACCGGAGTTTCATCGAATGTCCGGTGGACATCAAGGCAGAGGAATTCCGGCAAAGATGGCTCCTCTTCACCTCCATTGTCGCGCAAAAGCTTCTATTCACTTCAGGGAACACCATGAAAATGATGGGAGACAACTTGGAGTTGTGGCTCAATACACTTTCAAGCAATGGAGGATTTTTAGGGCTCttcaaaaacaaactaaaag GAAAGGTGATAACACCAGATGCATCATCAGCAACGTTCATGTCCGTGGCAGGGTTCCTTGACTAccgagttgacttagtcaaaagcATTCAAGATAAGAACGATGATGCAAAGTACAAAGCTTTGTTATCTATGATGGCTTCAAAGTTCTCCTACGAGAATGAAGAATACATTGAAAACGCAGTCACAAATCGTTGGCAT ATGAAGTTTTGGGGGTTATACAGTTTCTGGAACG ATACTTATGTGCTAGATTTCCAAGAACTTTGGTCAACAAAAGCCATCATATTACAAGACACTAAGACCAAACCCAACTTGATTGTGGTTGCATTTAGAGGCACCCAACCATTTAATTCTGCCCAATGGATAACAGATGTAGATCTCTCATGGTATGAGCTTCCCAATGTTGGAAAGATCCATAGTGGGTTCATGAAAGCATTGGGCCTACAAAAAAATAGTGGGTGGCCCAAAGAGATAGATCAAACAAGCAAAAGCAATCATCTTTATGCTTACTATACGATTAGGGAGGAATTGAAAGCAATGTTGCATGCAAATGAGGATGCAAAGTTCATAGTGACAGGGCATAGTTTGGGAGGGGCATTGGCAATTTTGTTTGCTGCAATTCTTACTTTGCATGAGGAGGCATGGCTTTTGGACAAGTTAGAAGGGGTTTACACATTTGGGCAGCCAAGGGTAGGGGACCAAGCATTTGGGGACTTCATGAAAGAGAGTATGAGAAAATATGATGTTAAATATAGGAGGTATGTTTATTGCAATGACTTGGTGCCTAGGATCCCTTATGAAGACAAAACCCTATTCTTTAAGCACTTTGGTCCTTCCCTATACTTCAACAGCTTGTACCAAGGGCAG GTTCTAGAGGAGGAGCCAAACAAGAATTACTTCTCTGTATTATGGGTCATACCCAAGATCTTAAACGCAGTTTGGGAGCTTGTGAGAGGATTCTTTCTCCCATTGGTTAAAGGCAAAGAATACAAAGACACTTGGTTGATGACACTGGCTAGGTTTGTTGGATTGATAATTCCAGGAGTATCTGCACATCTTCCCCCAGATTATGTCAATGTTACTCGACTGGGATCATTGCGAGAAATTCAGGATCTTTCCGTTTCAGAAACCTCAAAAACTGATTAA